A segment of the Acidimicrobiales bacterium genome:
CTCCGTCCTTCGTCTGTCGACCGACCAGATCGTGGATTCGGGACGGTGACGGGTGACCGGTCCTGTGTCGCGATGACCCGGACGGTGCGGTAACGACTCACTCGTTCTTGGGACTCTGGTGGGTGTGGAGCATCTGCCCGACTGGATTGCGCTCGTCGAAGAAGCTCGCGCCGGCGACGGAAGCGCACGAAGTGCTCTCCTGAGCCGGTTCGAGCCGTTGGTGCGGTCGACCGCGAGACGCCTCGTCCATGTCGACCGTATCGACGACGTCGTCCAGGAGAGCTACGCCGCCGCCCTCCAGAAGCTCCCGGAGCTGCACACCGCAGCAGCGTTCCCGTCGTGGCTTCGACTGATCGTTCGCAAGCAGGCCAGCCGACAACGCGCCGACTCCACCGAGGTCACCCTCGATGCAGTGGTGGAGCCGGCCGCACCTGGCGCCGATCCGGCTGACCATCTGGCACGAAGCGAAGTGTCGGCGGTCGTCCGGTTGGCACTGACGTCCGCCCGGCACCAGGACCGCCGTCTCCTCGAGCTCCGCTACCTGGTCGGGTGGACGAACGACGAGCTGGCCGAGCTGCTCGGCGTCAGCTCCGGAGCCGTTCGCAAACGCCTCCACGATGCTCGCCGCCGCCTCCGCCCCCAACTCGAACACCTCAACCCCAAGGAGCAACCCATGACCGACTACCGCAACTACCTCGGCGCCGTGCACGACGCCGACCTCGACGTACCCGCCGCCGCACCGCTGCGCGCACCGGCAGACGAGCCCACCGTGACGGGCTTGAAGGTGATCGACACGATGTCCCCGATCCGGCGGGGTG
Coding sequences within it:
- a CDS encoding sigma-70 family RNA polymerase sigma factor, with translation MEHLPDWIALVEEARAGDGSARSALLSRFEPLVRSTARRLVHVDRIDDVVQESYAAALQKLPELHTAAAFPSWLRLIVRKQASRQRADSTEVTLDAVVEPAAPGADPADHLARSEVSAVVRLALTSARHQDRRLLELRYLVGWTNDELAELLGVSSGAVRKRLHDARRRLRPQLEHLNPKEQPMTDYRNYLGAVHDADLDVPAAAPLRAPADEPTVTGLKVIDTMSPIRRGGTIEMTGPAGTGHVVVTLELLYRLGRTEHDVACIGVGRAGAAIGSQPDLAHIVTEPGIPGPNAAILATGPDEAGRAFEAGSRLAAGLAAEGLDVILAIDRPTLEQLDPAVLTASAGLTPEGSVTLVALNTVDRTADTPEAIGLDTTLVFSLEHLALGIFPAIDGARSTSVMGTSDAARAAKKRLADAASLRGWFNQPMYVAQDHTGEDGTWIEPDVVEAELATLSR